The genomic segment AGTTCGAGCTTCGTCTCCAGCGTTTGCCGGAACGTGAATGTGGGTTTGACCACCGGATGGGTTCCCAAATAGCGCTCAGCATACACATAAGCCTCGCGGAACTGTTCCTCACTAACGGGGACGCCAACGTACTCATAAGCATGCCAGAGCACCTTTCCCCAGTGGCAGCCACACGTATCGAGCGTGCCGCCGTAGTCGAATATGTAGCCTTTATTCTTCATATATTTTCCGACAAAGGTCCTCATGTTTCTTGTGCATGTAAATATATAAGGCGGTCATCACCGTAATCTCTATCAGCAGATACACCCACGGGCAATCCAACAGGCAGGTGACGTAGATGCAGATAGCCCGCACGTTGAAAGTCAGGATGTTCGTATATTTCATCAGCGGACGGCTTCCTGCCAGGAATCGCTCTTTCAGTGCTTCCGGCACGTTCGCTATGTCGCTGTATTTTTCCGTCAGTTGCTGATACAGTCTTTGGAATCTGGGTGTGCGCCGCTCTTGGCTTTTGCAGTAATTGGCGTAGTTGTAATAGAACTTCCGCTCCCAGAAATGTCCCCGTTTGCCACGCAACGACTCATAAATAGCGCGCTGCTGCTCTGAGCGGTCGAGCTCACTGCCTGCCGTCCCTTTGAGAAACCACAGGTGTATCTGTCGGTAATAGTCTGCCAGAGAGCTTTGCGGCGAGTGACAGAGGAAACCTGCCACAGCTGCCAAGAGCCATATCCAAATGCCCCATTTCATGTCCGTGAGGGGCATCTCCTGCGGCATCAGGCGCAGGCAGATTGCCAGATAGATGGCAAAGAACCAGAGGTCGCCTGAGAAGCCGTCGAGCATTCGTCCGATGAGGGTCTTCTTTCCCGTCAGCCGAGCCATCTGCCCGTCGGTCGAATCGCAAAAGTTGGCAAACATCAGGAGCAGCACACCTGCCACGTTGTGCCACCAATCTGTATGATAGAACATCACGCCTGCCCCCACTCCGAGGAATATCGACAGTATCGTGATGGCGTTCGGATGCACGCCCAGCTTGTTCCAGAACAAGGCAAACACCAATCCTATCGGACGGGTGAAGTGCACATCCAGCCACTCCTCCGTGTCGTCTGATTTGAAAGATGCTCTCAGCAATTCCTTGAAACGTGCCATATCTTTTTTATTTCATTAAACTGTGTTCAACTAACCGGACTATTGCAGCTGCCGCCTCCTCCCGACATCGTGAGAAACTGGGCCAGTCGTTGAAGTCAATCATGCACCAACTGCCGTCCTCGCACACGATGCAATCGCCGCCATAGACAGCAACGCCCGTCGCCTCTGCCAGCCGCTCTGCCTCCCGACGCAGGTTTTCCACATCGAACGGATGGTGACATGCTGCGCCATTGTGCTGCTCATCGCCAAACTTCGTCTGTCCGTCGTCCGTCGGATAGTAGTGACGGAAGAATCCCGTTCCCTTCACTCCATAGAATTTCACCAGGTCGCCACGGACATGGGCACTCACCGTGTAGCAGTCGATTCCTCGCTCTCTGAAGCGGCGTATTCCCGCTTCCAAGTCGGTTTTGTTCCGGAAAAACGCCACGTCTTCATGACTTTGCGCCGCCGCATCGCCACGTTTGAGCCAGTAGCCGTCGGTTCCTTCGCCCGGAGCCATGGGAATGCC from the Prevotella sp. Rep29 genome contains:
- a CDS encoding CDP-alcohol phosphatidyltransferase family protein is translated as MARFKELLRASFKSDDTEEWLDVHFTRPIGLVFALFWNKLGVHPNAITILSIFLGVGAGVMFYHTDWWHNVAGVLLLMFANFCDSTDGQMARLTGKKTLIGRMLDGFSGDLWFFAIYLAICLRLMPQEMPLTDMKWGIWIWLLAAVAGFLCHSPQSSLADYYRQIHLWFLKGTAGSELDRSEQQRAIYESLRGKRGHFWERKFYYNYANYCKSQERRTPRFQRLYQQLTEKYSDIANVPEALKERFLAGSRPLMKYTNILTFNVRAICIYVTCLLDCPWVYLLIEITVMTALYIYMHKKHEDLCRKIYEE